A stretch of the Bordetella genomosp. 8 genome encodes the following:
- a CDS encoding CaiB/BaiF CoA transferase family protein has protein sequence MSTRPAPLTGIRVLDLTRVLAGPWCTQNLADLGAEVIKIERPGNGDDTRGWGPPYLRDADGNDTTEAAYYLSANRNKLSVALDIASQRGAELVRQLALQSDILVENFKVGGLRKYGLDYESLSQANPRLIYCSITGFGQTGPYASRPGYDFMIQGMGGLMSITGERDDLPGGGPQKAGVAVADLMTGMYSATGILAALFERERSGLGQHLDMALLDCQVAMLANQNLNYMTSGTAPRRAGNAHQNLVPYQVFAVSDGHMIVAVGNDSQFRAYCGVIGLPELADDPRFATNPKRVVNRDVLVPILVERMALGERDRWLAELESVGVPAGPINTLEQVYEDPQVRFRQMRRELPHPVAGTVPIGASPLRFSGSPVEYRRPPPMLGEHTEQVLRDRLGLTDSDIQALAGGGR, from the coding sequence ATGTCCACTCGTCCTGCTCCGCTCACCGGCATCCGCGTTCTAGACCTGACGCGCGTCCTTGCCGGACCCTGGTGTACCCAGAACCTCGCCGACCTGGGCGCCGAAGTCATCAAGATCGAACGGCCGGGCAACGGCGACGACACGCGCGGCTGGGGGCCTCCCTATCTGCGGGACGCGGACGGCAATGACACGACGGAGGCGGCGTATTACCTGTCCGCCAACCGCAACAAGCTGTCGGTGGCGCTGGACATCGCGTCCCAGCGCGGTGCGGAGCTGGTGCGCCAGCTGGCATTGCAGAGCGATATCCTGGTCGAGAACTTCAAGGTGGGTGGGCTGCGCAAATACGGCCTGGACTACGAAAGCCTGAGCCAGGCCAATCCGCGCCTGATCTATTGCTCGATCACCGGCTTCGGCCAGACCGGCCCCTACGCCAGCCGCCCCGGCTACGACTTCATGATCCAGGGCATGGGTGGGCTGATGAGCATCACCGGCGAACGCGACGACCTGCCCGGCGGCGGTCCGCAGAAAGCCGGCGTGGCGGTGGCCGACCTGATGACGGGGATGTATTCCGCCACGGGCATCCTGGCGGCGCTGTTCGAGCGCGAGCGCAGCGGCCTGGGCCAGCATCTGGACATGGCCCTGCTGGACTGCCAGGTCGCCATGCTGGCCAACCAGAATCTGAACTACATGACGTCCGGCACGGCGCCGCGCCGCGCGGGCAATGCGCACCAGAATCTCGTGCCCTACCAGGTCTTCGCCGTCAGCGACGGGCACATGATCGTGGCGGTGGGCAACGATAGCCAGTTCCGCGCCTATTGCGGCGTCATCGGCCTGCCCGAACTGGCCGACGACCCCCGCTTTGCCACCAATCCCAAGCGGGTCGTGAATCGGGACGTGCTGGTTCCCATCCTGGTCGAGCGCATGGCCCTGGGCGAGCGCGACCGCTGGCTGGCGGAATTGGAATCCGTTGGCGTCCCGGCGGGGCCGATCAATACGCTGGAGCAGGTCTATGAAGATCCCCAGGTGCGGTTCCGGCAGATGCGCCGTGAATTGCCCCATCCGGTGGCCGGCACCGTACCGATAGGCGCGAGTCCCCTGCGCTTTTCCGGCAGCCCGGTGGAGTACCGCCGGCCGCCGCCCATGCTGGGCGAGCATACCGAGCAGGTGCTGCGCGACCGGCTGGGCCTGACGGACAGCGACATCCAGGCGCTGGCGGGCGGCGGCCGGTAG
- a CDS encoding 3-hydroxyacyl-CoA dehydrogenase — MAGTINIIGIVGAGAMGRGIAQIAAQAGLTVRLYDTSADAVAAARTSLQQTWAKLAEKGKLTPDAARQALDRIVPCAALAGLKDCQLIVEAIIERLDIKRDVFKQLEEIVADDCILASNTSSLLITAIAAACRVPARVVGYHFFNPVPLMKVVEVIDGLRSDPAAGDALMELSRRMGHTPVRARDMPGFIVNNAGRAMSTEGLRVAQESVASFAQVDAIMREQAGFRMGPFELLDLTALDVSHPAMESIYRQFFDEPRFRPSPITSVRLAGGLLGRKVGEGFYRYPDGQKQVPAEAAAPALPAGLKVWVSGVHPQGHDAVAGLLDQMGVPRASDSRAPDDALIVVTPYGEDVSTAAFTQDLDPARTVGVDALHGFDPKRRRTVMASPATQPRWREAAHALFASDGAPVSVIEDSPGFVAQRIVATIVNTACEIAQQRIATPQDIDKAVTLGLGYPAGPLAMGDMLGAGRILEILRNMQRVTGDPRYRPSLWLQRRVQLKMSLLEG; from the coding sequence ATGGCAGGGACCATCAACATCATCGGCATCGTGGGCGCGGGCGCCATGGGGCGCGGCATCGCACAGATCGCGGCCCAGGCGGGCCTGACCGTGCGCCTGTACGACACCAGCGCGGACGCGGTGGCGGCGGCGCGGACCAGCCTGCAGCAGACCTGGGCCAAGCTGGCCGAAAAAGGCAAGCTGACGCCCGATGCCGCACGGCAGGCCCTGGACCGCATCGTGCCCTGCGCGGCGCTGGCGGGCCTGAAGGACTGCCAGTTGATCGTCGAAGCCATCATCGAGCGGCTGGACATCAAGCGCGACGTCTTCAAGCAGCTGGAAGAGATCGTGGCGGACGATTGCATCCTGGCATCCAATACGTCTTCGCTACTGATCACGGCGATCGCGGCGGCCTGCCGCGTGCCGGCGCGCGTGGTCGGCTATCACTTCTTCAATCCCGTGCCCTTGATGAAGGTGGTTGAAGTCATCGATGGCCTGCGCAGCGATCCCGCGGCCGGGGACGCCCTGATGGAGCTGTCCCGCCGCATGGGCCACACGCCGGTGCGCGCGCGCGACATGCCCGGCTTCATCGTCAACAACGCGGGCCGCGCCATGAGCACCGAAGGCCTGCGGGTGGCGCAGGAATCGGTCGCCAGCTTCGCCCAGGTGGACGCCATCATGCGCGAGCAGGCCGGCTTCCGCATGGGGCCTTTCGAGTTGCTGGACCTGACGGCGCTGGACGTCTCGCATCCGGCGATGGAGTCCATCTATCGCCAGTTTTTCGACGAGCCACGCTTCCGGCCGTCGCCCATCACGTCGGTGCGGCTGGCGGGCGGCCTGCTCGGACGCAAAGTGGGCGAAGGCTTCTATCGCTACCCTGATGGGCAGAAGCAGGTGCCGGCCGAAGCGGCGGCGCCGGCGCTGCCCGCCGGCTTGAAGGTATGGGTGAGCGGGGTGCATCCGCAGGGGCATGACGCCGTGGCGGGCTTGCTGGATCAGATGGGCGTGCCGCGTGCTTCGGACAGCCGCGCCCCGGATGACGCGCTGATCGTCGTGACGCCTTACGGCGAGGACGTCTCCACCGCGGCGTTCACGCAGGATCTGGATCCCGCCCGCACCGTGGGCGTGGACGCCTTGCATGGCTTCGACCCCAAGCGCCGCCGTACGGTGATGGCCTCGCCGGCCACGCAGCCGCGCTGGCGCGAGGCGGCGCATGCGCTGTTCGCGTCCGATGGCGCGCCGGTCAGCGTGATCGAGGACTCGCCGGGCTTCGTCGCGCAACGCATCGTCGCCACCATTGTCAACACCGCTTGCGAGATCGCGCAACAGCGCATCGCTACGCCGCAGGATATCGACAAGGCGGTGACCCTGGGACTGGGCTACCCGGCGGGGCCTTTGGCCATGGGCGATATGCTGGGCGCCGGGCGCATCCTGGAAATCCTGCGCAATATGCAGCGCGTGACGGGTGACCCGCGCTACCGTCCCAGCCTGTGGCTGCAGCGGCGCGTGCAGCTGAAGATGTCCTTGCTGGAAGGGTAG
- the proB gene encoding glutamate 5-kinase, translating to MSADTNAVSVIAAANRLVAKVGSTLVTNEGRGLDRAAVAHWAQQIAALRKQGRQLVLVSSGAIAEGMARLGWRKRPSVMHELQAAAAVGQMGLAQAYEAAFAEHGLRTAQILLTHEDLADRRRYLNARSTLFALLRLGVVPIVNENDTVVTDEIRFGDNDTLGALVTNLIEADALIILTDQRGLYEADPRKHPDARFVSHAQAGDLALEAMAGGAGSGIGTGGMLTKVLAAKRAAHSGAHTVIASGRERDVLVRLSQGECIGSELRAVLPVWSARKQWLADHLRLRGRVVLDDGAVRALRQEGKSLLPIGVVDVQGDFERGDVVACVDADGRECARGLVNYSSADARRIMRQPSSRIEALLGSMTEPELVHRDNLVVL from the coding sequence ATGTCCGCCGACACCAACGCCGTATCCGTCATCGCCGCCGCCAACCGGCTGGTCGCCAAAGTAGGATCCACCCTGGTCACCAACGAGGGCCGCGGCCTGGACCGCGCCGCCGTCGCCCACTGGGCCCAGCAGATCGCCGCGCTGCGCAAGCAGGGCCGGCAGCTGGTGCTGGTATCCAGCGGCGCCATCGCGGAAGGCATGGCGCGGCTGGGCTGGCGCAAGCGCCCGTCGGTGATGCATGAACTGCAGGCCGCCGCCGCGGTCGGCCAGATGGGATTGGCGCAAGCCTATGAAGCGGCCTTCGCCGAACATGGCCTGCGCACGGCGCAGATCCTGCTCACGCACGAAGACCTGGCCGATCGTCGCCGCTACCTGAATGCGCGCTCCACCCTGTTCGCCCTGCTGCGCCTGGGCGTGGTGCCCATCGTCAACGAAAACGACACCGTGGTCACCGACGAAATCCGTTTCGGCGACAACGATACGCTGGGCGCGCTGGTGACCAACCTAATCGAGGCAGACGCGCTGATCATCCTGACCGACCAGCGCGGCCTGTACGAAGCGGACCCGCGCAAGCATCCCGATGCCCGCTTCGTGTCGCATGCGCAGGCTGGCGACCTGGCATTGGAAGCCATGGCAGGCGGCGCCGGCAGCGGCATCGGCACCGGCGGCATGCTGACCAAGGTGCTGGCGGCCAAGCGTGCCGCGCACAGCGGCGCGCACACCGTCATCGCATCGGGCCGCGAGCGCGACGTGCTGGTGCGCCTGTCGCAAGGCGAATGCATAGGCAGCGAGTTGCGCGCCGTGCTGCCGGTGTGGTCGGCCCGCAAGCAATGGCTGGCGGACCATCTGCGCCTGCGTGGCCGCGTCGTCCTGGACGACGGCGCGGTGCGCGCGCTGCGGCAGGAAGGCAAGAGCCTGCTGCCGATAGGCGTGGTCGACGTGCAAGGCGATTTCGAACGCGGCGACGTCGTGGCCTGCGTGGATGCGGACGGCCGCGAATGCGCGCGCGGCCTGGTGAACTATTCGTCGGCCGACGCCCGGCGCATCATGCGCCAGCCTTCGTCGCGCATCGAAGCGCTGCTGGGCAGCATGACCGAGCCGGAACTGGTGCACCGGGACAACCTGGTCGTGCTCTAA
- the obgE gene encoding GTPase ObgE, with protein sequence MKFVDEATIEVIAGKGGNGVASFRREKFIPKGGPDGGDGGRGGSILAVADRNINTLIDFRYARLHRARNGENGRGSDQYGAAAADIVLRVPVGTIIHDADTGEQLFDLSRHGQEVVLAAGGQGGMGNLHFKSSTNRAPRQWTPGKEGEQRRLRLELKVLADVGLLGMPNAGKSTLISKISNARPKIADYPFTTLHPNLGVVRTSAARSFVVADIPGLIEGASEGAGLGHLFLRHLARTRVLLHLVDVSSPDPDVDPVPQAVANARAIVEELRRYDADLAAKPRWLVLNKLDMVATEDAEALKARFCQEFDWTGPVYTVSALTGDGTQDLIWALQDYLDAENRKDQIAQDQADGTYVAEDPRFDDTRTDAEPRGGNE encoded by the coding sequence ATGAAATTCGTCGACGAAGCCACCATTGAAGTCATTGCCGGCAAAGGCGGCAACGGCGTGGCGAGCTTTCGCCGCGAAAAATTCATTCCCAAGGGCGGTCCCGATGGCGGTGACGGCGGCCGCGGCGGCAGCATCCTGGCCGTCGCCGATCGCAACATCAACACGCTGATCGACTTCCGCTATGCGCGCCTGCATCGCGCCCGCAATGGCGAAAACGGCCGCGGTTCGGACCAATACGGCGCCGCGGCGGCCGACATCGTCCTGCGCGTACCCGTCGGCACCATCATTCACGACGCCGATACGGGCGAACAGCTGTTCGACCTGAGCCGCCACGGGCAGGAAGTCGTGCTGGCCGCCGGCGGCCAGGGCGGCATGGGCAATCTGCATTTCAAATCCAGCACCAATCGCGCGCCCCGCCAGTGGACGCCGGGCAAGGAAGGCGAACAACGCCGGCTGCGGTTGGAACTGAAGGTACTGGCCGACGTCGGCCTGCTGGGCATGCCCAACGCCGGCAAGTCGACGCTGATCAGCAAGATTTCGAACGCCCGGCCGAAGATCGCCGATTACCCTTTCACCACGCTGCATCCCAATCTGGGCGTGGTGCGCACGTCGGCGGCGCGCAGCTTTGTCGTGGCGGACATTCCCGGCCTGATCGAAGGCGCCTCGGAAGGCGCCGGCCTGGGCCACCTGTTCCTGCGCCACCTGGCGCGCACGCGCGTGCTGCTGCATCTGGTGGACGTTTCTTCGCCGGACCCGGATGTCGATCCGGTTCCGCAGGCGGTGGCCAACGCCCGCGCCATCGTCGAGGAGCTGCGCCGCTATGACGCCGACCTGGCGGCCAAGCCGCGTTGGCTGGTGCTGAACAAGCTCGACATGGTCGCGACGGAAGACGCCGAAGCGCTCAAGGCCCGCTTCTGCCAGGAATTCGACTGGACCGGTCCGGTCTACACCGTGTCCGCGCTGACGGGTGACGGCACCCAGGACCTGATCTGGGCGCTGCAGGATTATCTGGATGCGGAAAACCGCAAGGACCAGATCGCGCAGGACCAGGCGGACGGCACCTATGTGGCCGAGGATCCGCGCTTCGACGATACACGCACGGACGCCGAGCCGCGCGGCGGTAACGAATAA
- the rpmA gene encoding 50S ribosomal protein L27, with translation MAQKKGGGSTRNGRDSESKRLGVKAYGGQQIPAGSIIVRQRGTRVHAGVNVGMGKDHTLYALVDGKVQFGTKGSLNKKTVSIVAAE, from the coding sequence ATGGCACAGAAAAAGGGCGGCGGCTCTACGCGGAACGGTCGCGATTCGGAATCGAAGCGACTGGGCGTCAAGGCCTACGGCGGTCAACAGATCCCGGCCGGCTCGATCATCGTGCGCCAGCGCGGTACCCGTGTCCACGCCGGCGTGAACGTCGGCATGGGCAAGGACCACACGCTGTATGCGCTGGTCGACGGCAAGGTTCAGTTCGGCACCAAAGGCTCGCTGAACAAGAAGACGGTATCGATCGTCGCCGCCGAATAA
- the rplU gene encoding 50S ribosomal protein L21: protein MYAVIKTGGKQYRVAAGEKLKVEQIPADIGQEITLDQVLSVGEGDQLKVGTPIVSGAVVKATVLAHGRHDKVTIFKMRRRKHYQKHQGHRQNYTEIRIEAITA from the coding sequence ATGTACGCGGTCATAAAAACCGGCGGCAAGCAGTATCGTGTCGCAGCCGGCGAAAAACTCAAGGTAGAACAGATACCTGCTGACATTGGGCAAGAAATCACCCTGGACCAGGTTCTGTCCGTGGGCGAAGGCGACCAGCTGAAGGTTGGTACGCCCATCGTCTCCGGCGCCGTGGTCAAGGCGACCGTTCTTGCGCATGGCAGGCACGACAAGGTCACGATCTTCAAGATGCGCCGTCGCAAGCACTATCAGAAGCATCAGGGCCACCGTCAGAACTACACCGAAATCCGCATCGAGGCCATTACGGCCTGA
- the ispB gene encoding octaprenyl diphosphate synthase: protein MNLPELIAPVADDMKAVDAVIRDRLNSEVVLIRTIGDYIVGAGGKRMRPALLLMMARALGYAGTSHHTLAAVVEFIHTATLLHDDVVDESDLRRGRQTANAVFGNAASVLVGDYLYSRSFEMMVDVDSMRVMAILSQATTVIAEGEVLQLLNVHDPDVSQERYLQVVRYKTAKLFEAAAQVGAVLAGATPEQEQAAAAYGRHIGTAFQLVDDVLDYGGDAAALGKNVGDDLREGKPTLPLIRVMEVGTPAQQALVRAAIETGHADFEGVAAAIHATDALQHAMEAANAEADLARQALAGFPISVYQQTLLEFCAFAVNRDR, encoded by the coding sequence TTGAATCTCCCCGAGCTTATAGCCCCCGTTGCCGACGACATGAAGGCGGTGGATGCCGTCATCCGCGACCGGCTGAATTCCGAGGTCGTGCTCATCCGTACCATCGGCGACTACATCGTCGGGGCCGGCGGCAAACGCATGCGTCCGGCGCTGCTCCTCATGATGGCGCGCGCCCTGGGGTATGCCGGCACGTCCCACCACACCCTGGCCGCGGTGGTGGAATTCATCCATACCGCCACGCTGCTCCATGACGACGTGGTCGACGAATCCGACCTGCGCCGTGGCCGGCAGACGGCCAACGCGGTGTTCGGCAATGCGGCCAGCGTGCTGGTCGGCGACTACCTGTATTCGCGTTCCTTCGAAATGATGGTCGACGTCGACTCGATGCGTGTGATGGCCATCCTGTCGCAGGCCACCACCGTCATCGCGGAAGGCGAAGTCCTGCAACTGCTGAACGTGCACGATCCCGACGTGTCGCAGGAGCGCTATCTGCAGGTGGTGCGCTACAAGACCGCCAAGCTGTTCGAGGCCGCCGCGCAGGTGGGCGCCGTGCTGGCGGGCGCGACACCGGAACAGGAACAGGCCGCGGCGGCGTACGGACGCCACATCGGCACCGCGTTCCAGCTGGTGGACGACGTGCTGGATTACGGCGGCGATGCCGCCGCCCTGGGCAAGAACGTGGGTGACGACCTGCGCGAAGGCAAGCCGACCTTGCCCTTGATCCGCGTCATGGAAGTCGGCACGCCCGCGCAGCAGGCGCTGGTGCGCGCCGCCATCGAAACCGGCCACGCGGACTTCGAAGGCGTCGCCGCCGCCATCCATGCCACCGACGCCTTGCAGCACGCCATGGAAGCCGCTAACGCCGAAGCGGACTTGGCCCGCCAGGCACTCGCCGGCTTCCCGATTTCCGTTTATCAGCAAACCCTGCTAGAATTTTGCGCTTTCGCGGTTAACCGCGATCGTTAG
- a CDS encoding TerC family protein, producing MISIGTPLLWTLFTAFVLVALAIDFFALNRQGSHAVSMREATIWSLIWVAVSFLFVGWLWWYLGGAGADPVARELANAKALQFVTGYLVEKALAVDNIFVFLMIFSYFAVPAVFQKRALMIGILAALVLRAIMILIGAWLIVRFHWLMYVFGAFLLFTGIKMWRAAGEESDLSDNPALRWIKRHMKIAPDYDGEKFFTMVNGVKAATPLLVVILIIGVVDVVFAVDSIPAIFAITTDPFIVLTSNVFAILGLRAMYFLLAGMHERFHLLSYGLAVILVFIGAKMLLIDLYKIPISWSLGFTVFTLAAAMILSVRIPPKAVGTQRVERVAENPRG from the coding sequence ATGATCTCCATCGGAACCCCCTTGCTGTGGACGCTGTTCACGGCCTTCGTACTCGTCGCGCTCGCGATCGATTTCTTCGCACTCAACCGCCAGGGCTCGCATGCCGTCAGCATGCGTGAAGCCACCATCTGGTCGCTCATATGGGTGGCCGTATCCTTCCTGTTCGTCGGCTGGCTGTGGTGGTATCTCGGCGGCGCCGGCGCCGACCCCGTCGCGCGGGAGCTCGCCAATGCCAAGGCGCTGCAGTTCGTCACCGGCTACCTGGTCGAGAAGGCGCTCGCGGTGGACAATATTTTTGTCTTCCTGATGATCTTCAGCTACTTCGCCGTGCCGGCGGTGTTCCAGAAACGGGCGCTGATGATCGGCATACTTGCCGCATTGGTCCTGCGCGCCATCATGATCCTGATCGGCGCATGGCTCATCGTTCGATTCCACTGGCTGATGTACGTGTTCGGCGCCTTCCTGCTGTTCACCGGGATCAAGATGTGGCGCGCCGCGGGCGAGGAGTCCGACCTCTCGGATAATCCGGCGCTGCGCTGGATCAAGAGGCACATGAAGATCGCGCCCGATTACGACGGCGAGAAGTTCTTCACGATGGTCAATGGCGTCAAGGCCGCAACGCCGCTGCTCGTGGTGATCCTGATCATCGGCGTGGTCGACGTCGTGTTTGCCGTGGATTCGATCCCGGCGATCTTCGCCATCACGACCGACCCGTTCATCGTGCTCACGTCCAACGTATTCGCGATCCTGGGCCTGCGGGCGATGTACTTCCTGCTGGCGGGCATGCACGAGCGCTTCCATCTGCTCTCGTATGGGCTGGCCGTCATCCTGGTGTTCATCGGCGCGAAGATGCTGCTCATCGACCTCTACAAGATACCGATTTCCTGGTCGCTGGGATTCACGGTGTTCACCCTGGCCGCCGCGATGATATTGTCGGTGCGCATACCGCCGAAGGCGGTGGGCACGCAGCGCGTCGAGCGCGTTGCCGAAAACCCGCGCGGCTGA
- the tam gene encoding trans-aconitate 2-methyltransferase produces MAQDKWSSRQYLMFENERTRPVRDLLSAVPSDDAREVIDLGCGPGNSTEVLARRFPSAKVSGLDSSADMIAAARKRMPDVQFEVADIHTWQPDVAYDVILANAVFQWVPGHETVFPALVSRLAEGGSLAIQMPDTMDERPHRMMRELAEDGPWADKLKDVSQARTALRSAEWYYELLQKHCGAVNIWRTTYYHVLKDGPDAIVEWFKGSALRPFLDPLDEEGKRSYLERYTDLVRQTHPPLADGSVLLPFPRLFMVATR; encoded by the coding sequence ATGGCACAGGACAAATGGTCTTCCCGGCAGTACCTGATGTTCGAGAACGAACGAACCCGGCCAGTGCGCGATCTGTTGTCCGCCGTGCCGTCCGACGATGCGCGTGAAGTCATCGACCTGGGGTGCGGTCCCGGCAACTCCACCGAAGTCCTGGCGCGGCGGTTTCCGTCGGCCAAGGTTTCCGGCCTGGATAGTTCGGCGGACATGATCGCCGCCGCGCGCAAGCGCATGCCGGACGTGCAGTTCGAGGTGGCCGACATACACACCTGGCAGCCGGACGTGGCCTATGACGTCATCCTTGCGAACGCGGTATTCCAATGGGTGCCGGGCCATGAAACCGTGTTTCCCGCGCTGGTCTCCCGGCTGGCGGAAGGCGGCAGCCTGGCCATCCAGATGCCGGATACGATGGACGAGCGTCCTCATCGGATGATGCGCGAGCTGGCCGAGGACGGTCCCTGGGCGGACAAGCTGAAGGACGTCAGCCAGGCGCGCACCGCCTTGCGTTCGGCCGAGTGGTACTACGAGCTGCTGCAAAAGCACTGCGGCGCCGTGAACATCTGGCGCACCACCTACTACCACGTATTGAAGGACGGCCCGGACGCCATCGTCGAATGGTTCAAGGGCAGCGCCCTGCGGCCCTTCCTGGACCCGCTGGACGAAGAAGGCAAGCGCTCGTATCTGGAGCGCTACACCGACCTGGTCAGGCAGACGCATCCGCCGCTGGCGGACGGATCGGTGCTGCTGCCTTTCCCGCGCCTGTTCATGGTGGCGACGCGCTGA
- a CDS encoding cupin domain-containing protein — translation MEIIKGLLGGIELADSLRVLLPTQGCIEVQRDAPGKEHRTHSHPTDETLIIVDGALTVYADGVDYVCGKGDVIDLPAGTVHGSTASAEGAIYLIAFERLAPAIKERAMQACTV, via the coding sequence ATGGAAATCATCAAGGGTTTGCTCGGCGGCATCGAGCTGGCGGATAGCCTGCGCGTCCTGCTGCCCACGCAGGGATGCATCGAAGTGCAGCGCGATGCGCCCGGCAAGGAGCATCGCACGCACAGCCATCCCACGGATGAAACCCTGATCATCGTCGACGGCGCCCTGACGGTGTACGCCGACGGCGTCGACTACGTGTGCGGGAAGGGAGATGTCATCGACCTGCCCGCCGGCACGGTGCACGGGTCCACGGCGTCGGCGGAAGGGGCGATCTACCTGATCGCCTTCGAACGGCTGGCGCCCGCGATCAAGGAGCGCGCCATGCAGGCATGCACGGTGTAG
- a CDS encoding YqcI/YcgG family protein, whose product MKDYLSRTQVEQRHAPGTWQAILFQELASTLNSDTRAFPCIFGVAGYRADQLRYLFLEDDDVEGLARNLRAYVAESRSCGPNTSLLVFFRPRPLLPLEAYRAKFWATLGRLASLDDSEWPAEVPAELDTPHWEFCFAGEPIFVVCNTPAHVQRQSRRSSSFMITFQPRWVFDNILGSPRAREASISKVRKRLATYDMIPPSEELGSYGDSSNREYKQYFLGDDNRPTTGCPFHAMRAADLASEAEI is encoded by the coding sequence GTGAAAGACTATCTGAGCCGTACTCAAGTCGAGCAACGCCATGCACCTGGCACATGGCAGGCGATCCTGTTCCAGGAGCTCGCCAGCACGCTCAACAGCGACACCCGCGCATTCCCGTGCATCTTCGGCGTCGCGGGATACCGCGCCGACCAGCTGCGCTATCTTTTCCTGGAAGACGACGATGTGGAAGGACTGGCGCGCAATCTGCGCGCGTATGTCGCCGAGTCGCGATCCTGCGGGCCGAACACCTCGCTATTGGTGTTCTTCCGTCCGCGTCCGCTGTTGCCGCTGGAAGCCTACCGCGCCAAATTCTGGGCCACGCTGGGCCGCCTGGCCTCGCTGGACGACAGCGAATGGCCGGCCGAGGTGCCCGCCGAACTGGACACGCCCCATTGGGAATTCTGCTTCGCGGGCGAGCCGATTTTCGTGGTCTGCAATACGCCGGCCCATGTGCAGCGGCAAAGCCGCCGTTCGAGCTCGTTCATGATCACGTTCCAGCCTCGCTGGGTGTTCGACAACATCCTGGGCAGCCCGCGCGCGCGCGAAGCCAGCATATCGAAGGTACGCAAGCGGCTGGCGACCTATGACATGATCCCGCCATCCGAAGAACTCGGCTCCTACGGCGACTCGTCGAACCGCGAATACAAGCAATACTTCCTGGGCGACGACAATCGCCCGACCACCGGTTGCCCCTTCCACGCCATGCGCGCGGCGGACCTGGCTTCCGAAGCCGAAATCTGA